One window of the Pan troglodytes isolate AG18354 chromosome 12, NHGRI_mPanTro3-v2.0_pri, whole genome shotgun sequence genome contains the following:
- the TBC1D8 gene encoding TBC1 domain family member 8 isoform X5, translating to MFLNLDEVFKVMEQLADVTLRRLLDNEVFDLDPDLQEPSQITKRDLEARAQNEFFRAFFRLPRKEKLHAVVDCSLWTPFSRCHTAGRMFASDSYICFASREDGCCKIILPLREVVSIEKMEDTSLLPHPIIVSIRSKVAFQFIELRDRDSLVEALLARLKQVHANHPVHYDTSADDDMASLVFHSTSMCSDHRFGDLEMMSSQNSEESEKEKSPLMHPDALVTAFQQSGSQSPDSRMSREQIKISLWNDHFVEYGRTVCMFRTEKIRKLVAMGIPESLRGRLWLLFSDAVTDLASHPGYYGNLVEESLGKCCLVTEEIERDLHRSLPEHPAFQNETGIAALRRVLTAYAHRNPKIGYCQSMNILTSVLLLYAKEEEAFWLLVAVCERMLPDYFNHRVIGAQVDQSVFEELIKGHLPELAEHMNDLSALASVSLSWFLTLFLSIMPLESAVNVVDCFFYDGIKAIFQLGLAVLEANAEDLCSSKDDGQALMILSRFLDHIKNEDSPGPPVGSHHAFFSDDQEPYPVTDISDLIRDSYEKFGDQSVEQIEHLRYKHRIRVLQGHEDTTKQNVLRVVIPEVSILPEELEELYDLFKREHMMSCYWEQPRPMASRHDPSRPYAEQYRIDARQFAHLFQLVSPWTCGAHTEILAERTFRLLDDNMDQLIEFKAFVSCLDIMYNGEMNEKIKLLYRLHIPPALTENDRDSQSPLKNPLLSTSRPLVFGKPNGDAVDYQKQLKQMIKDLAKEKDKTEKELPKMSQREFIQFCKTLYSMFHEDPEENDLYQAIATVTTLLLQIGEVGQRSSSSGSCSQECGEELRASAPSPEDSVFADTGKTPQDSQAFPEAAEGDWTVSLEHILASLLTEQSLVNFFEKPLDMKSKLENAKINQYNLKTFEMSHQSQSELKLSNL from the exons GGACCTGGAAGCCAGAGCACAGAATGAGTTCTTCCGGGCTTTCTTCAGGTTGCCGAGGAAGGAGAAGCTGCACGCAGTTGTGGACTGTTCGCTCTGGACGCCGTTCAGTCGCTGTCACACCGCGGGGCGGATGTTCGCCTCTGACAGCTACATCTGCTTTGCCAGCAGAGAAGATGGCTGCTGTAAGATCATCCTGCCACTCAGAGAG GTGGTGAGCATCGAGAAGATGGAGGACACGAGCCTGCTGCCGCATCCCATCATTGTCAGTATCAGAAGCAAGGTGGCCTTCCAGTTCATTGAGCTCCGGGACCGAGACAGCCTGGTGGAGGCGCTGCTTGCGAGGTTGAAGCAGGTCCACGCCAACCACCCCGTGCACTACGACACCTCTGCAGATGATGACATG GCTTCACTCGTGtttcattcaacaagcatgtgCAGTGACCACAGATTTGGGGATCTTGAAATGATGTCTTCTCAAAATAGTgaggagagtgagaaagagaagagCCCGCTGATGCACCCCGATGCCCTGGTCACCGCCTTCCAGCAGTCAGGCAGCCAGAGCCCTGACTCCCGAATG TCCAGAGAACAGATAAAAATAAGTCTGTGGAATGACCACTTTGTGGAATACGGCAGAACCGTGTGTATGTTTCGCACAGAGAAGATTCGGAAGCTCGTAGCCATGGGCATCCCTGAATCTTTGCGAGGGAGACTCTGGCTTCTCTTCTCAG ATGCGGTGACAGATCTTGCCTCACACCCTGGTTACTACGGGAATCTGGTGGAGGAGTCCCTGGGGAAATGCTGCCTGGTAACCGAGGAGATAGAACGAGACCTGCACCGCTCCCTGCCAGAGCACCCCGCCTTCCAGAACGAAACGGGAATTGCTGCTTTGAGGAGAGTCTTGACGGCCTATGCCCACCGGAACCCCAAGATTGGATACTGCCAG TCCATGAACATCCTGACCTCCGTGCTGCTGCTGTACGCCAAGGAGGAGGAAGCCTTCTGGCTGTTGGTTGCTGTGTGTGAGCGGATGCTGCCCGATTACTTCAACCACCGAGTGATCG GGGCACAAGTTGACCAGTCTGTCTTCGAGGAGCTCATCAAGGGTCATCTCCCAGAGCTAGCAGAGCACATGAACGACCTCTCAGCCCTGGCGTCCGTCTCTCTCTCGTGGTTCCTGACCCTGTTCCTCAGCATCATGCCTCTAGAGAGTGCGGTGAATGTGGTAGACTGCTTCTTCTACGATGGCATCAAAGCCATCTTCCAGCTGGGACTGGCTGTGCTTGAGGCCAATGCTGAGGACCTGTGCAGCAGCAAGGATGATGGCCAGGCCTTGATGATCCTCAGCAG GTTTCTAGATCACATTAAGAATGAGGACAGCCCAGGGCCCCCAGTTGGCAGCCACCATGCCTTTTTCTCCGACGACCAGGAGCCCTACCCTGTGACTGATATTTCGGACCTGATCCGGGATTCCTATGAG AAATTTGGAGACCAGTCTGTGGAGCAGATCGAGCACCTACGTTACAAGCACAGGATCAGGGTCCTCCAAGGCCACGAGGACACCACAAAGCAGAACGTG CTTCGAGTCGTTATCCCGGAAGTCTCAATTCTTCCTGAAGAGCTAGAGGAGCTCTACGACTTATTCAAG AGAGAACATATGATGAGCTGTTACTGGGAGCAGCCCAGGCCCATGGCCTCACGCCACGACCCCAGCCGGCCCTATGCCGAGCAGTACCGCATAGACGCCCGGCAGTTTGCACACCTGTTTCAGCTAGTCTCACCCTGGACCTGCGGGGCCCACACGGAGATCCTCGCCGAAAGGACGTTCAGGCTCTTGGATGACAACATGGACCAGCTCATCGAGTTCAAAGCGTTTGTGAGCTGCCTCG ATATTATGTATAATGGAGAAATGAATGAGAAGATTAAACTATTATACAGGCTTCATATCCCTCCAG CACTCACTGAAAATGACCGAGACAGCCAGTCGCCGTTGAAGAATCCTCTGTTGTCAACATCGAGACCCCTGGTTTTCGGGAAACCCAATG GTGATGCAGTTGATTATCAGAAACAGCTGAAGCAGATGATTAAGGATTTAgccaaagaaaaagataaaactgagaaagaattgcccaaaatgagccag AGAGAATTTATCCAGTTCTGTAAAACTCTGTACAGTATGTTCCATGAAGATCCAGAAGAAAATGATTTGTATCAAGCCATCGCCACAGTCACCACACTGCTGCTGCAGATCGGGGAGGTGGGGCAGCGAAGCAGCAGCTCTGGAAGCTGCTCCCAGGAGTGTGGGGAGGAGCTGCGGGCTTCAGCTCCTTCTCCTGAGGACTCGGTTTTTGCAGACACTGGGAAGACGCCCCAGGACTCCCAGGCATTTCCAGAGGCGGCAGAAGGGGACTGGACTGTCTCCCTTGAACATATTTTAGCTTCACTTCTGACTGAACAGTCATTAGTCAACTTTTTTGAAAAGCCACTGGACATGAAATCCAAACTTGAAAATGCCAAGATCAATCAGTACAATCTCAAAACTTTTGAAATGAGCCACCAATCACAATCTGAACTTAAGCTGAGTAACTTGTAG
- the RPL31 gene encoding large ribosomal subunit protein eL31 isoform X1, protein MAPAKKGGEKKKGRSAINEVVTREYTINIHKRIHGVGFKKRAPRALKEIRKFAMKEMGTPDVRIDTRLNKAVWAKGIRNVPYRIRVRLSRKRNEDEDSPNKLYTLVTYVPVTTFKIPVLNSVTVTKSP, encoded by the exons ATGGCTCCCGCAAAGAAGGGTGGCGAGAAGAAAAAGGGCCGTTCTGCCATCAACGAAGTGGTAACCCGAGAATACACCATCAACATTCACAAGCGCATCCATGGAGT GGGCTTCAAGAAGCGTGCACCTCGGGCACTCAAAGAGATTCGGAAATTTGCCATGAAGGAGATGGGAACTCCAGATGTGCGCATTGACACCAGGCTCAACAAAGCTGTCTGGGCCAAAGGAATAAG GAATGTGCCATACCGAATCCGTGTGCGGCTGTCCAGAAAACGTAATGAGGATGAAGATTCACCAAATAAGCTATATACTTTGGTTACCTATGTACCTGTTACCACTTTCAAAA TTCCTGTGCTAAACAGTGTTACAGTCACCAAGAGCCCATAA
- the RPL31 gene encoding large ribosomal subunit protein eL31 isoform X2: MAPAKKGGEKKKGRSAINEVVTREYTINIHKRIHGVGFKKRAPRALKEIRKFAMKEMGTPDVRIDTRLNKAVWAKGIRNVPYRIRVRLSRKRNEDEDSPNKLYTLVTYVPVTTFKNLQTVNVDEN; the protein is encoded by the exons ATGGCTCCCGCAAAGAAGGGTGGCGAGAAGAAAAAGGGCCGTTCTGCCATCAACGAAGTGGTAACCCGAGAATACACCATCAACATTCACAAGCGCATCCATGGAGT GGGCTTCAAGAAGCGTGCACCTCGGGCACTCAAAGAGATTCGGAAATTTGCCATGAAGGAGATGGGAACTCCAGATGTGCGCATTGACACCAGGCTCAACAAAGCTGTCTGGGCCAAAGGAATAAG GAATGTGCCATACCGAATCCGTGTGCGGCTGTCCAGAAAACGTAATGAGGATGAAGATTCACCAAATAAGCTATATACTTTGGTTACCTATGTACCTGTTACCACTTTCAAAA ATCTACAGACAGTCAATGTGGATGAGAACTAA